One window of Candidatus Hydrogenedens sp. genomic DNA carries:
- a CDS encoding inositol monophosphatase family protein: MADAKKDSTTKEKFTTLKQSKKSDVDSKKRGRPKKEEMSTAMKAQPMKRKRGRPPAEKDTGTSTEVKQESKGRGRGEKMLSREFLFDLVMFIKEAVEPVARSLKGKDIVHVAPTGDPTFAIDQVAEKALLSFLRASKQPIAYYSEDTGYSTYARVPKYLLIVDPIDGTRAAKNGFEWCTISVASTRVIERPTYKDLDNACIAEVMSDRIFYAERGEGTFIISSDAKKRPKLSNNTDIETLNWSLTIPGRPAYLIFNTAGKLIDLSSLRGGFFACNSSSFSLTRLVTGQLDACVDISVRFFKEFPEGTRDMFLKSGKGSIIGPAPYDLCPALLVAEEAGCVFTNTEGDNFDNVLLLDTHPENYQTLIAASNSELHDYLLEFFNERIEQVINVLRKKKTSS; encoded by the coding sequence ATGGCAGACGCAAAAAAAGACTCAACAACAAAGGAAAAATTTACTACTCTTAAACAGTCAAAAAAATCGGATGTAGATAGTAAAAAAAGAGGAAGACCTAAAAAAGAGGAGATGTCAACAGCGATGAAAGCACAACCTATGAAAAGAAAAAGAGGAAGACCCCCTGCAGAAAAAGATACAGGGACATCAACCGAAGTAAAACAAGAAAGTAAAGGTCGTGGTCGTGGAGAGAAAATGCTATCACGCGAATTTTTATTTGATTTAGTCATGTTTATTAAAGAAGCCGTTGAACCTGTTGCACGCTCACTTAAAGGCAAAGATATTGTTCATGTAGCACCAACAGGAGACCCAACTTTTGCGATAGACCAGGTTGCAGAAAAAGCCCTGTTATCTTTTTTGCGAGCATCAAAACAACCCATTGCTTATTACTCAGAAGATACGGGGTATTCCACTTATGCACGTGTCCCTAAATATTTATTAATTGTTGACCCTATTGATGGAACACGGGCTGCTAAAAATGGCTTTGAATGGTGCACTATTTCCGTTGCAAGCACCCGTGTTATTGAACGACCTACTTATAAAGACCTTGATAATGCCTGTATCGCAGAAGTAATGAGCGACCGTATTTTCTATGCTGAACGAGGCGAAGGGACATTCATCATTAGTAGCGATGCAAAAAAGCGTCCAAAACTCTCAAACAATACAGACATTGAAACATTAAACTGGTCATTAACTATCCCCGGAAGACCCGCTTACCTTATCTTTAATACAGCAGGTAAATTAATTGACCTTAGTAGTTTACGGGGCGGTTTCTTCGCTTGCAATAGTAGTTCCTTCAGTTTAACTCGATTAGTCACGGGACAATTAGACGCGTGTGTAGATATTTCAGTTCGATTTTTCAAAGAGTTTCCAGAAGGGACACGGGATATGTTCTTAAAATCCGGAAAAGGCTCTATTATTGGACCGGCTCCTTATGATTTATGTCCCGCTTTATTAGTAGCCGAGGAAGCAGGTTGTGTATTTACAAACACAGAAGGAGATAATTTCGATAATGTATTGCTTTTAGATACACATCCAGAGAATTATCAAACACTTATTGCCGCTTCTAACTCTGAATTACATGATTACTTATTAGAATTCTTTAATGAACGCATTGAACAAGTAATCAATGTGTTAAGGAAAAAGAAAACATCCAGTTAA
- a CDS encoding response regulator: MKLLFVDDDLNVISIFKKWASIKGFDAKFAYNGLEVLELTEKEKFDIILMDIDMPILDGITTAEKLQKLAPQTKVLILTGLHPEHHQKLPQNIVDILLKPISLSELSKKLFLVINTQNI, encoded by the coding sequence ATGAAGTTATTATTTGTAGATGATGATTTAAATGTGATTAGTATATTTAAGAAATGGGCATCGATTAAAGGTTTTGATGCAAAATTTGCATATAACGGATTAGAAGTTCTTGAACTGACAGAAAAAGAGAAATTTGACATTATTCTAATGGATATAGATATGCCCATACTTGACGGTATCACAACGGCAGAAAAACTACAAAAATTGGCTCCCCAGACAAAAGTTCTCATTTTAACAGGTTTACATCCCGAACACCATCAAAAATTGCCTCAAAATATTGTAGATATTTTGCTCAAACCCATTTCGTTATCCGAATTAAGTAAAAAATTATTTCTTGTAATAAATACTCAAAACATATAA
- the surE gene encoding 5'/3'-nucleotidase SurE, producing MPRPIILLTNDDGIHAKGLAHLSEIMESIGDVYVFAPDREQSAVGHGVSLRKPLRVTPIKERWHMVDGTPTDCIMLAVRDLLGVKPSLIIAGINAGANLGDDVTYSGTVAGAFEGMLLGVPSFSISVVSHEPEHFESAGIFAVKLSRYILKYGLPAETMLNVNVPDLPYSELKGVAITKMGRRNYQDEIIKRYDPRGQIYYWIGGAQPTHIQEPGTDFEAIEQNQISITPLQRDFTNHSALSYFYDPRIEL from the coding sequence ATGCCAAGACCTATAATTTTATTGACCAATGATGATGGAATTCATGCGAAAGGATTAGCGCATTTATCGGAGATAATGGAAAGTATTGGAGATGTTTATGTTTTTGCTCCTGACCGTGAGCAGAGTGCCGTTGGACACGGCGTATCATTACGAAAACCTTTGCGGGTAACGCCGATAAAAGAGAGGTGGCACATGGTAGATGGAACGCCAACAGATTGTATAATGTTAGCCGTCCGAGATTTATTAGGTGTAAAGCCTTCTTTGATTATTGCCGGGATAAATGCGGGGGCAAATCTCGGTGATGATGTTACCTATTCAGGGACCGTTGCGGGCGCTTTTGAAGGTATGTTGTTGGGGGTTCCATCGTTTTCAATTTCTGTTGTTAGTCACGAACCGGAACATTTTGAATCTGCAGGAATTTTTGCCGTGAAGTTATCTCGTTATATTTTAAAATATGGTCTTCCTGCGGAAACGATGTTAAATGTAAATGTTCCTGATCTACCCTATTCAGAATTAAAGGGAGTAGCAATAACGAAAATGGGACGGAGGAATTATCAGGATGAGATAATTAAGCGGTATGACCCGCGTGGGCAAATTTATTATTGGATTGGGGGAGCACAACCAACTCATATTCAGGAACCGGGGACTGATTTTGAGGCTATTGAGCAGAATCAAATTAGTATTACACCACTCCAGAGGGATTTTACTAATCATTCTGCCCTATCGTATTTCTATGACCCCCGTATCGAGCTCTAA
- a CDS encoding YqaA family protein → MRLLRKLYDWVLSWAESPYGAVALFLLAFAESSFFPIPPDVLLIALCIGNRLKSFWFASLCAIGSVIGGVFGYLIGYSVWLVVQDFFFSYVPGFTPEAFEHVKNLYENYNFWIVFVAAFTPIPYKVITIAAGVCTINFPMFLIASMIGRSARFFLVSSLIFIFGEKIRNFIDRWFDWCVVAFTVLLIGGFVVIKWWAS, encoded by the coding sequence ATGAGATTGTTACGAAAGTTGTATGACTGGGTTTTGAGTTGGGCAGAAAGTCCTTACGGAGCAGTGGCACTATTTTTATTAGCCTTTGCTGAGTCGAGTTTTTTCCCTATTCCACCGGATGTTTTGCTAATTGCCCTTTGTATAGGGAATCGGTTGAAATCTTTTTGGTTTGCGTCTTTATGTGCCATAGGTTCAGTTATTGGGGGTGTATTTGGTTATTTAATTGGTTATAGCGTGTGGTTGGTAGTTCAAGATTTCTTTTTTAGTTATGTTCCTGGTTTTACACCGGAAGCCTTTGAGCATGTAAAAAATCTTTATGAAAATTATAATTTCTGGATAGTTTTTGTTGCTGCTTTTACACCGATTCCTTACAAAGTTATAACTATTGCAGCGGGTGTGTGTACGATTAATTTTCCTATGTTTCTTATCGCTTCCATGATAGGAAGGTCTGCCCGATTTTTCCTTGTCAGTAGTTTGATATTTATTTTTGGTGAAAAGATACGGAATTTTATTGACCGTTGGTTTGATTGGTGTGTTGTGGCGTTTACTGTTTTACTTATTGGTGGCTTTGTAGTTATAAAGTGGTGGGCTTCATAA
- a CDS encoding trypsin-like peptidase domain-containing protein produces the protein MNRLFFIYLFLFFVSSSVCSSQEDIVSTDTIQWLEHAGYPLNNYHVKLQWVEYTKRGYVYGILMNDIKTGEEKEVYFDEQGNKLDTNMIGEFNLTTKNWSPNIVDVPTEDMPKKSYKREKTKGLSLPMNNLQLKPSQYTFNLPVPSSFETESYYNQQEKGLLEIGKVIPVEEPINLFETKSPIYFTQEKANGYFICSLNFFAEDAMGIKLHLVFSDVLPPLHQLYVMGKDGNNEMIPIIVSDKDVWTPMIYSSELTLFYVLPESSSFYPVPITVDQYAYLYNDPIEELAKLGNCYEDVMCYEPWKTLSRGVVGIVRVAMPSVIFCTGSLLNDGNNERISQLILTAFHCVGSQSSAETLEFIWMYQTVDCNGTVPSITSVPKTTGGADFLVGSDTSNGTDMALLRMKNTPPDNVLELGFTNEVVPLNTSVVVIHHPGRSYKRISFGNKTNTGSPSNNGNNMRPLDRYHEVIYRLSSTEGGSSGSPLFREDTKQIIGQLWGGEALCDKMNEPDYYGRFDVSYPLIEPYIFVPPNIFDVDGSGTVDNNDLNIVVNAVLGVNSTMRTDLNNDGKTDACDIQMLKNKI, from the coding sequence ATGAATAGATTGTTTTTTATTTATTTGTTTTTATTTTTTGTAAGTTCATCTGTATGTTCAAGTCAGGAAGATATTGTTTCAACAGATACTATTCAATGGTTGGAACATGCAGGTTATCCCTTAAACAATTACCATGTAAAACTGCAATGGGTTGAATATACAAAAAGAGGGTATGTATATGGTATTCTGATGAATGATATTAAAACGGGGGAAGAAAAAGAGGTCTATTTTGATGAGCAGGGGAATAAGTTGGATACAAATATGATAGGAGAGTTCAATTTAACTACTAAGAATTGGAGTCCCAATATTGTGGATGTTCCAACGGAAGATATGCCAAAGAAATCGTATAAAAGGGAAAAAACGAAGGGGTTATCTCTTCCGATGAATAATTTACAATTAAAGCCTTCTCAATATACTTTTAATCTACCTGTTCCATCTTCTTTTGAAACAGAGAGTTATTATAATCAACAGGAAAAGGGGCTATTGGAAATAGGGAAAGTAATTCCAGTAGAGGAACCCATAAATCTTTTTGAAACGAAATCCCCTATTTATTTTACTCAGGAAAAGGCAAACGGCTATTTTATTTGCTCGTTAAATTTCTTTGCAGAGGATGCTATGGGGATAAAACTTCATTTAGTATTTTCCGATGTACTACCTCCTTTGCACCAACTCTATGTTATGGGAAAGGATGGGAATAATGAGATGATTCCTATCATAGTAAGTGATAAAGATGTTTGGACTCCTATGATATATTCATCTGAACTTACTTTATTTTATGTTTTACCAGAAAGTTCCTCTTTTTATCCTGTCCCTATAACCGTAGACCAATATGCGTATCTATACAATGACCCGATAGAAGAATTGGCAAAACTTGGGAATTGTTATGAAGATGTCATGTGTTATGAGCCCTGGAAAACTTTGAGCCGAGGTGTTGTTGGCATAGTAAGAGTTGCAATGCCGAGTGTAATTTTTTGCACGGGTAGCCTTTTGAATGATGGAAACAATGAACGAATATCCCAATTAATTTTAACTGCGTTTCATTGTGTTGGTAGTCAATCTTCTGCGGAGACTTTGGAGTTTATCTGGATGTATCAAACGGTAGATTGTAATGGTACAGTCCCATCTATAACGAGTGTCCCTAAAACAACAGGGGGAGCAGATTTCCTTGTAGGTTCAGATACAAGTAATGGGACAGATATGGCATTATTGCGTATGAAAAATACACCACCCGATAATGTTTTAGAATTAGGGTTTACAAATGAAGTTGTTCCTTTGAACACAAGTGTTGTTGTGATACACCATCCAGGTAGATCCTATAAACGGATTTCTTTCGGGAATAAGACAAATACAGGTAGCCCTTCAAATAATGGGAATAACATGCGTCCACTGGATAGATACCATGAGGTTATTTACAGACTGAGTAGTACAGAAGGAGGATCATCTGGAAGTCCTTTGTTTCGGGAGGACACGAAACAAATTATTGGGCAACTCTGGGGAGGAGAAGCCCTTTGTGATAAAATGAATGAACCGGATTATTATGGGCGATTTGATGTAAGTTATCCGTTAATAGAACCCTACATTTTTGTTCCCCCAAATATTTTTGATGTAGATGGCTCCGGCACAGTTGATAATAATGACTTAAATATTGTGGTGAATGCAGTTTTGGGTGTTAATTCAACAATGAGAACCGATTTGAATAATGACGGTAAAACGGATGCCTGTGATATTCAAATGTTAAAAAATAAAATATGA
- a CDS encoding Calx-beta domain-containing protein codes for MNNKMIFVAFLLSFILISKAFSEVPTSITYSALMETSDKFKILQTWTERSQKETNIFLKGVIFENIQTGEVSEVYFKDEQILSDEQIESMGIKKKLGRIIGEVSTYSEPAIAIAPLEKSTRRKEEVFQLLNKATAPPTSITLPPLPKEKLLQEEKDATVALEKGVYRIGIVQSLSKSVEVTGLTSSEGFWQVLPDASLLWMVDIYYPQSLGIRVRIEPLLDDPVSDALFWVVNDKKSPEDTWGPFYLGEIKKMDGWLPTCFADRITVVCWVPSDKSVEGVAFKINEVIGIYKDPMSLLAKAGSCNLDITCYTDWYNTSKGITGLGIVGTPYALFCTGTLLNDNDPCSQIPYVLTANHCVNSQTGTRGGDSVEFYWFYQTPSCNGTPPSLSTLPRTTGGADYLAGMGGSASYGGGNDFTLLRMRNEPPEGAVYVGWTTTVPSIGTAVTDIHHPSGSYKRISFGTKTNINNLFPNFFHEVQWSQGTTEPGSSGSPLMLTSTQQIIGQLWGGGASCSTPDEPDYFGRFDITYNFTQQYLEQPKVRFHQQTLTVTEANTTQQILVLLSSPARVTGSEVELEIETINAQQGTDFTISTNPISFAPNATQTNITITFFDNTHTESDKTIRMTFRNPQCIRFDTTNQMFEITILDNDTDTDGDGLSDYDETNGVFGYTSDPNKTDTDNDGISDYDEVRGTYGFITNPGQRDTDGDGVNDWLEIHYGTDPTDPYDAPSLPSISIPWFK; via the coding sequence ATGAACAATAAAATGATATTTGTGGCTTTCCTTTTATCCTTTATTCTAATTTCTAAGGCTTTTTCTGAAGTTCCAACATCCATTACATATTCCGCATTAATGGAAACTTCAGATAAGTTTAAGATTTTACAAACATGGACCGAAAGAAGTCAGAAGGAAACAAATATATTCTTGAAGGGGGTTATTTTTGAGAATATTCAAACAGGTGAGGTATCAGAGGTTTATTTTAAGGATGAGCAGATTTTATCCGATGAACAAATCGAAAGTATGGGTATAAAGAAAAAGTTAGGTAGAATCATCGGAGAAGTATCTACTTATTCTGAACCTGCAATTGCCATTGCACCGTTAGAAAAATCTACTCGTAGGAAAGAAGAAGTATTTCAACTATTGAATAAAGCAACCGCCCCACCTACAAGTATTACATTACCTCCACTTCCTAAGGAAAAATTACTGCAAGAAGAGAAGGACGCTACTGTTGCTTTGGAAAAAGGTGTTTATCGTATAGGGATTGTTCAATCTTTATCGAAATCGGTTGAAGTTACAGGTCTCACGAGTTCGGAAGGCTTCTGGCAAGTGCTTCCTGATGCGTCCTTGCTCTGGATGGTAGACATATACTATCCACAAAGTTTAGGTATTCGTGTGAGAATAGAACCTTTACTTGATGACCCTGTTTCAGACGCCCTTTTCTGGGTGGTGAATGATAAAAAGTCACCCGAAGATACATGGGGACCTTTTTATCTGGGAGAGATAAAAAAGATGGACGGTTGGTTACCCACATGTTTTGCAGACCGTATAACTGTGGTTTGTTGGGTTCCTTCGGATAAAAGCGTTGAAGGTGTTGCTTTTAAAATTAATGAGGTGATAGGAATATACAAAGACCCGATGTCTTTACTTGCGAAGGCAGGGAGTTGTAATCTGGATATTACCTGCTATACGGATTGGTATAATACAAGTAAAGGGATAACAGGTTTGGGAATTGTAGGGACTCCTTATGCACTCTTTTGCACAGGGACTTTGCTGAATGATAACGACCCTTGTAGCCAAATACCGTATGTCCTTACGGCAAACCACTGTGTTAACTCCCAAACGGGTACTCGTGGTGGAGATTCTGTCGAATTTTATTGGTTTTATCAAACCCCTTCCTGTAATGGAACTCCTCCTTCTTTATCTACACTTCCACGAACAACAGGAGGGGCAGATTATCTTGCAGGAATGGGGGGGAGTGCTTCTTATGGAGGGGGTAATGATTTTACTTTATTGCGAATGAGAAATGAGCCACCGGAAGGGGCTGTATATGTCGGTTGGACAACTACGGTTCCTTCTATTGGAACCGCTGTAACGGATATTCATCATCCTTCAGGTAGTTATAAGCGAATTAGTTTCGGAACAAAAACAAATATTAACAATCTCTTTCCTAATTTTTTTCATGAAGTACAATGGAGTCAGGGAACAACAGAGCCGGGTTCTTCCGGTAGTCCTTTAATGCTCACTTCCACACAGCAGATTATTGGTCAATTATGGGGAGGAGGGGCTTCTTGTAGCACACCGGATGAGCCGGACTATTTCGGACGGTTTGATATTACTTATAATTTTACACAGCAATATTTAGAACAACCCAAAGTGCGTTTTCATCAGCAAACCCTTACAGTTACAGAGGCAAATACTACACAACAAATACTTGTTTTGTTAAGTTCTCCTGCTCGGGTTACGGGTAGTGAAGTGGAATTGGAAATAGAAACTATCAATGCACAGCAAGGAACGGATTTTACTATTTCGACCAATCCAATATCTTTTGCACCGAATGCTACACAGACAAATATAACAATAACCTTTTTCGACAATACCCATACAGAATCAGACAAAACCATAAGAATGACCTTCCGCAATCCTCAATGCATACGCTTCGATACAACAAATCAAATGTTTGAAATCACTATTCTGGATAATGACACAGACACAGATGGAGATGGGCTGTCTGATTATGACGAAACTAATGGTGTGTTTGGCTATACTTCCGACCCCAACAAAACAGATACGGATAACGATGGAATATCTGATTATGATGAAGTTCGCGGAACTTATGGCTTTATTACAAATCCAG